From the Salvelinus fontinalis isolate EN_2023a chromosome 35, ASM2944872v1, whole genome shotgun sequence genome, one window contains:
- the LOC129834237 gene encoding uncharacterized protein LOC129834237, translating into MDISQDSQTFTQILRDITELEPVVGSPEQIVYIPTPTLNCTEIPPRTGAIGSLHGFCEGYAYETIVPYSQDVFTHKPQTEILNGLSTPLTQDRWTPPIKHQRTIRAQIHRSASPEQYYWEGIHETALQGQGSQATDQADAIIRVAQRHVPEFSELLQNSPLQKSRDSSPAYKDLQEATHLDPEEAPKTPVTRTAKPDDFKVLNDISEVDDLMFCEVANLIEAANSGGAKASCEIDQAVLFKAFTQGLKSRKALLQRRMGILFEHQYNQDVSFWRRELPRMLNNSRVKTSKYLR; encoded by the exons ATGGATATTTCTCAAG ATTCTCAAACCTTCACTCAGATTCTCCGAGATATAACTGAACTCGAACCGGTCGTAGGGTCTCCGGAACAAATTGTTTACATCCCAACGCCGACCCTGAATTGTA CGGAAATACCTCCTAGAACGGGTGCCATAGGGAGTCTACACGGTTTCTGTGAAGGATATGCCTACGAGACAATTGTGCCCTACTCCCAGGATGTATTTACACACAAGCCTCAAACAGAGATTTTAAACGGCCTGTCAACTCCCCTGACCCAGGACCGCTGGACGCCCCCTATTAAACACCAACGGACAATCAGGGCCCAGATCCACAGGTCCGCTTCACCCGAACAATACTACTGGGAGGGTATTCACGAGACAGCGTTACAAGGACAAG gctcacaagctacagaccaggcagatgCTATAATTAGGGTTGCCCAAAGACATGTTCCCGAGTTCTCAGAGCTTCTTCAGAACAGCCCTCTTCAAAAAAGCCGAG ACTCCTCGCCTGCTTATAAAGACCTCCAAGAAGCTACACATCTAGATCCCGAGGAGGCGCCAAAGACCCCAGTCACCAGAACAGCGAAGCCTGatgatttcaaagttttaaatGACATTTCTGAGGTAGACGATTTGATGTTCTGTGAAGTGGCCAACCTTATTGAAGCGGCCAATTCTGGTGGGGCAAAAGCCTCTTGTGAAATAGACCAAGCCGTGCTTTTCAAGGCTTTTACACAGGGTTTAAAATCACGAAAGGCTTTACTTCAACGTCGTATGGGTATTCTATTCGAACATCAATACAATCAGGATGTGTCATTCTGGCGTAGAGAGCTTCCCCGCATGTTAAACAACAGTAGGGTTAAAACAAGCAAATACCTCCGTTAA